The following are encoded in a window of Heterodontus francisci isolate sHetFra1 chromosome 2, sHetFra1.hap1, whole genome shotgun sequence genomic DNA:
- the LOC137350456 gene encoding NEDD8 ultimate buster 1-like isoform X3 produces the protein MATDGPPENVIQDQVRSLLENEKVKLWEPPYTAENKDAAPELKILGEKYALQLCIDLGVVESVLESLRCNSLQGLSAKKTFEDTGLATIRINYTSHGKRKEKTKLTTKLNISARDLRSEIAKLTRMNEEHVKLIMNSKVLKMDRSLAEQNVKNNSTIMVMQISVTEDEAKQQETIFQEEMREQDKRKAKISRTRKGAELLAQHGENTDLSNVPYLEIADQKGRPIPIPAVEKKALLLAMTLHEKGRAFMKKKDYASALLYLLDADEEFGKCGSELLNIVDNHAVLQLEVVWCYLQLEQLDCLRDAEERLKRAQIRLNNCYGEKLERLYNLKGNTANEQVLYLRLKLLQGVVLYHKGKLDQTRSHLTEAETLLGKLSVDDKKVVQLMSLGFTAQEARLGLRACNDDIDFAASHIYQRREEKAEIRRKEKAERKRKKQEAVNSLVAMGYSEKAAAKAFRSANNNLDRAIEILKYSPEPAYLDEEAGPSNRVEISEETINQVAFLGFDHSAAEIALRRFNGNIERAVQALMDHGGYLPSSLLNSPPSSSSSPEDMEVEEESSEEKQREREIVEEVLADIPEHEEDYLDMTLEEEREVIIKYKTWLQGSQQST, from the exons ATGGCGACTGATGGCCCACCAGAGAATGTGATTCAGGACCAAGTTAGGTCGCTGCTCGAGAATGAAAAGGTCAAACTTTGGGAGCCTCCTTACACGGCTGAAAATAAAGATGCTGCACCAGAGCTAAAA ATTCTGGGTGAGAAATATGCATTACAGTTGTGCATTGATTTGGGTGTGGTGGAAAGTGTCCTTGAAAGTTTGAGATGTAATTCACTGCAAGGCCTGAGTGCTAAAAAGACATTTGAGGACACTGGACTTGCAACAATCCGCATCAATTATACCAGTCAT GGAAAGAGGAAAGAGAAAACAAAGTTGACAACTAAACTGAACATTTCAGCCAGAGATCTAAGATCTGA AATTGCAAAATTGACCAGAATGAATGAAGAGCACGTTAAACTCATAATGAACTCCAAAGTTCTTAAAATGG ATCGATCGCTTGCTGAACAGAATGTAAAAAATAATTCAACAATTATGGTTATGCAAATAAGTGTTACTGAAGACGAAGCAAAACAGCAGGAAACAATCTTCCAAGAGGAGATGAGAGAACAGGATAAGAGGAAAGCCAAAATATCTAGGACCAGAAAGGGTGCTGAACTCTTGGCTCAGCATG GTGAGAATACAGATCTTAGTAATGTTCCATACTTGGAAATTGCAGATCAGAAAGGACGGCCCATCCCTATTCCTGCTGTAGAAAAAAAG GCACTTTTGTTAGCCATGACACTACATGAAAAAGGCAGAGCATTTATGAAGAAGAAAGATTATGCTTCAGCGCTATTGTATCTGTTGGATGCTGACGAAGAATTTGG GAAATGTGGGTCTGAGCTCCTGAACATTGTAGATAACCATGCAGTTCTACAACTGGAAGTAGTATGGTGTTATCTTCAGTTGGAGCAGCTCGACTGCCTTCGTGATGCGGAAGAGAGATTAAAACGGGCTCAAATCCGGCTGAATAACTGCTACGGAGAGAAACTGGAGCGACTTTACAACCTAAAG GGCAACACTGCCAATGAACAGGTGCTATATTTGCGGCTCAAGCTTCTTCAGGGAGTGGTATTGTACCATAAGGGAAAGCTGGATCAGACCAGAAGTCATCTGACTGAG GCAGAAACATTATTGGGAAAGCTCTCTGTGGATGATAAAAAGGTGGTGCAACTCATGAGTCTTGGATTCACAGCCCAGGAGGCACGGCTAGGTTTGCGAGCATGTAATGATGATATTGACTTTGCTGCATCACACATCTACCAGAGAAGAGAG GAGAAAGCTGAAATAAGGAGAAAAGAGAAAGCCGAGAGAAAAAGGAAAAAACAAGAAGCTGTGAATTCCTTGGTGGCTATGGGCTATTCCGAAAAGGCTGCTGCCAAGGCATTTAGATCAGCCAATAATAACTTGGACCGTGCCATAGAG ATACTTAAGTACAGCCCTGAGCCAGCCTACCTAGATGAAGAAGCTGGACCGAGTAACAGAGTCGAAATATCTGAAGAAACTATTAATCAG GTAGCATTTTTGGGGTTTGATCACTCTGCTGCAGAAATTGCCCTCAGGAGATTTAATGGGAACATTGAGCGTGCTGTTCAGGCATTGATGGATCATGGTGGATATCTTCCATCAAGCCTACTTAATTCACCCCCGTCATCGTCTTCGTCACCAGAAGATATGGAGGTCGAAG AAGAGTCCTCTGAAGAAAAACAAAGGGAGCGTGAAATTGTGGAAGAGGTTTTGGCAGATATTCCGGAACATGAAGAGGACTACCTTGACATGACcctggaggaggagagggaggtcatTATCAAGTACAAGACTTGGCTACAAGGGTCACAACAATCGACCTGA
- the LOC137350456 gene encoding NEDD8 ultimate buster 1-like isoform X2 produces MPLECFEDSRWRTLCWRVGRARMSENVVRPEKRGGAREEGRGQDICGGMATDGPPENVIQDQVRSLLENEKVKLWEPPYTAENKDAAPELKILGEKYALQLCIDLGVVESVLESLRCNSLQGLSAKKTFEDTGLATIRINYTSHGKRKEKTKLTTKLNISARDLRSEIAKLTRMNEEHVKLIMNSKVLKMDRSLAEQNVKNNSTIMVMQISVTEDEAKQQETIFQEEMREQDKRKAKISRTRKGAELLAQHGENTDLSNVPYLEIADQKGRPIPIPAVEKKALLLAMTLHEKGRAFMKKKDYASALLYLLDADEEFGKCGSELLNIVDNHAVLQLEVVWCYLQLEQLDCLRDAEERLKRAQIRLNNCYGEKLERLYNLKGNTANEQVLYLRLKLLQGVVLYHKGKLDQTRSHLTEAETLLGKLSVDDKKVVQLMSLGFTAQEARLGLRACNDDIDFAASHIYQRREEKAEIRRKEKAERKRKKQEAVNSLVAMGYSEKAAAKAFRSANNNLDRAIEILKYSPEPAYLDEEAGPSNRVEISEETINQVAFLGFDHSAAEIALRRFNGNIERAVQALMDHGGYLPSSLLNSPPSSSSSPEDMEVEEESSEEKQREREIVEEVLADIPEHEEDYLDMTLEEEREVIIKYKTWLQGSQQST; encoded by the exons AATGGCGACTGATGGCCCACCAGAGAATGTGATTCAGGACCAAGTTAGGTCGCTGCTCGAGAATGAAAAGGTCAAACTTTGGGAGCCTCCTTACACGGCTGAAAATAAAGATGCTGCACCAGAGCTAAAA ATTCTGGGTGAGAAATATGCATTACAGTTGTGCATTGATTTGGGTGTGGTGGAAAGTGTCCTTGAAAGTTTGAGATGTAATTCACTGCAAGGCCTGAGTGCTAAAAAGACATTTGAGGACACTGGACTTGCAACAATCCGCATCAATTATACCAGTCAT GGAAAGAGGAAAGAGAAAACAAAGTTGACAACTAAACTGAACATTTCAGCCAGAGATCTAAGATCTGA AATTGCAAAATTGACCAGAATGAATGAAGAGCACGTTAAACTCATAATGAACTCCAAAGTTCTTAAAATGG ATCGATCGCTTGCTGAACAGAATGTAAAAAATAATTCAACAATTATGGTTATGCAAATAAGTGTTACTGAAGACGAAGCAAAACAGCAGGAAACAATCTTCCAAGAGGAGATGAGAGAACAGGATAAGAGGAAAGCCAAAATATCTAGGACCAGAAAGGGTGCTGAACTCTTGGCTCAGCATG GTGAGAATACAGATCTTAGTAATGTTCCATACTTGGAAATTGCAGATCAGAAAGGACGGCCCATCCCTATTCCTGCTGTAGAAAAAAAG GCACTTTTGTTAGCCATGACACTACATGAAAAAGGCAGAGCATTTATGAAGAAGAAAGATTATGCTTCAGCGCTATTGTATCTGTTGGATGCTGACGAAGAATTTGG GAAATGTGGGTCTGAGCTCCTGAACATTGTAGATAACCATGCAGTTCTACAACTGGAAGTAGTATGGTGTTATCTTCAGTTGGAGCAGCTCGACTGCCTTCGTGATGCGGAAGAGAGATTAAAACGGGCTCAAATCCGGCTGAATAACTGCTACGGAGAGAAACTGGAGCGACTTTACAACCTAAAG GGCAACACTGCCAATGAACAGGTGCTATATTTGCGGCTCAAGCTTCTTCAGGGAGTGGTATTGTACCATAAGGGAAAGCTGGATCAGACCAGAAGTCATCTGACTGAG GCAGAAACATTATTGGGAAAGCTCTCTGTGGATGATAAAAAGGTGGTGCAACTCATGAGTCTTGGATTCACAGCCCAGGAGGCACGGCTAGGTTTGCGAGCATGTAATGATGATATTGACTTTGCTGCATCACACATCTACCAGAGAAGAGAG GAGAAAGCTGAAATAAGGAGAAAAGAGAAAGCCGAGAGAAAAAGGAAAAAACAAGAAGCTGTGAATTCCTTGGTGGCTATGGGCTATTCCGAAAAGGCTGCTGCCAAGGCATTTAGATCAGCCAATAATAACTTGGACCGTGCCATAGAG ATACTTAAGTACAGCCCTGAGCCAGCCTACCTAGATGAAGAAGCTGGACCGAGTAACAGAGTCGAAATATCTGAAGAAACTATTAATCAG GTAGCATTTTTGGGGTTTGATCACTCTGCTGCAGAAATTGCCCTCAGGAGATTTAATGGGAACATTGAGCGTGCTGTTCAGGCATTGATGGATCATGGTGGATATCTTCCATCAAGCCTACTTAATTCACCCCCGTCATCGTCTTCGTCACCAGAAGATATGGAGGTCGAAG AAGAGTCCTCTGAAGAAAAACAAAGGGAGCGTGAAATTGTGGAAGAGGTTTTGGCAGATATTCCGGAACATGAAGAGGACTACCTTGACATGACcctggaggaggagagggaggtcatTATCAAGTACAAGACTTGGCTACAAGGGTCACAACAATCGACCTGA
- the LOC137350456 gene encoding NEDD8 ultimate buster 1-like isoform X1, giving the protein MPLECFEDSRWRTLCWRVGRARMSENVVRPEKRGGAREEGRGQDICGGRMATDGPPENVIQDQVRSLLENEKVKLWEPPYTAENKDAAPELKILGEKYALQLCIDLGVVESVLESLRCNSLQGLSAKKTFEDTGLATIRINYTSHGKRKEKTKLTTKLNISARDLRSEIAKLTRMNEEHVKLIMNSKVLKMDRSLAEQNVKNNSTIMVMQISVTEDEAKQQETIFQEEMREQDKRKAKISRTRKGAELLAQHGENTDLSNVPYLEIADQKGRPIPIPAVEKKALLLAMTLHEKGRAFMKKKDYASALLYLLDADEEFGKCGSELLNIVDNHAVLQLEVVWCYLQLEQLDCLRDAEERLKRAQIRLNNCYGEKLERLYNLKGNTANEQVLYLRLKLLQGVVLYHKGKLDQTRSHLTEAETLLGKLSVDDKKVVQLMSLGFTAQEARLGLRACNDDIDFAASHIYQRREEKAEIRRKEKAERKRKKQEAVNSLVAMGYSEKAAAKAFRSANNNLDRAIEILKYSPEPAYLDEEAGPSNRVEISEETINQVAFLGFDHSAAEIALRRFNGNIERAVQALMDHGGYLPSSLLNSPPSSSSSPEDMEVEEESSEEKQREREIVEEVLADIPEHEEDYLDMTLEEEREVIIKYKTWLQGSQQST; this is encoded by the exons AAGAATGGCGACTGATGGCCCACCAGAGAATGTGATTCAGGACCAAGTTAGGTCGCTGCTCGAGAATGAAAAGGTCAAACTTTGGGAGCCTCCTTACACGGCTGAAAATAAAGATGCTGCACCAGAGCTAAAA ATTCTGGGTGAGAAATATGCATTACAGTTGTGCATTGATTTGGGTGTGGTGGAAAGTGTCCTTGAAAGTTTGAGATGTAATTCACTGCAAGGCCTGAGTGCTAAAAAGACATTTGAGGACACTGGACTTGCAACAATCCGCATCAATTATACCAGTCAT GGAAAGAGGAAAGAGAAAACAAAGTTGACAACTAAACTGAACATTTCAGCCAGAGATCTAAGATCTGA AATTGCAAAATTGACCAGAATGAATGAAGAGCACGTTAAACTCATAATGAACTCCAAAGTTCTTAAAATGG ATCGATCGCTTGCTGAACAGAATGTAAAAAATAATTCAACAATTATGGTTATGCAAATAAGTGTTACTGAAGACGAAGCAAAACAGCAGGAAACAATCTTCCAAGAGGAGATGAGAGAACAGGATAAGAGGAAAGCCAAAATATCTAGGACCAGAAAGGGTGCTGAACTCTTGGCTCAGCATG GTGAGAATACAGATCTTAGTAATGTTCCATACTTGGAAATTGCAGATCAGAAAGGACGGCCCATCCCTATTCCTGCTGTAGAAAAAAAG GCACTTTTGTTAGCCATGACACTACATGAAAAAGGCAGAGCATTTATGAAGAAGAAAGATTATGCTTCAGCGCTATTGTATCTGTTGGATGCTGACGAAGAATTTGG GAAATGTGGGTCTGAGCTCCTGAACATTGTAGATAACCATGCAGTTCTACAACTGGAAGTAGTATGGTGTTATCTTCAGTTGGAGCAGCTCGACTGCCTTCGTGATGCGGAAGAGAGATTAAAACGGGCTCAAATCCGGCTGAATAACTGCTACGGAGAGAAACTGGAGCGACTTTACAACCTAAAG GGCAACACTGCCAATGAACAGGTGCTATATTTGCGGCTCAAGCTTCTTCAGGGAGTGGTATTGTACCATAAGGGAAAGCTGGATCAGACCAGAAGTCATCTGACTGAG GCAGAAACATTATTGGGAAAGCTCTCTGTGGATGATAAAAAGGTGGTGCAACTCATGAGTCTTGGATTCACAGCCCAGGAGGCACGGCTAGGTTTGCGAGCATGTAATGATGATATTGACTTTGCTGCATCACACATCTACCAGAGAAGAGAG GAGAAAGCTGAAATAAGGAGAAAAGAGAAAGCCGAGAGAAAAAGGAAAAAACAAGAAGCTGTGAATTCCTTGGTGGCTATGGGCTATTCCGAAAAGGCTGCTGCCAAGGCATTTAGATCAGCCAATAATAACTTGGACCGTGCCATAGAG ATACTTAAGTACAGCCCTGAGCCAGCCTACCTAGATGAAGAAGCTGGACCGAGTAACAGAGTCGAAATATCTGAAGAAACTATTAATCAG GTAGCATTTTTGGGGTTTGATCACTCTGCTGCAGAAATTGCCCTCAGGAGATTTAATGGGAACATTGAGCGTGCTGTTCAGGCATTGATGGATCATGGTGGATATCTTCCATCAAGCCTACTTAATTCACCCCCGTCATCGTCTTCGTCACCAGAAGATATGGAGGTCGAAG AAGAGTCCTCTGAAGAAAAACAAAGGGAGCGTGAAATTGTGGAAGAGGTTTTGGCAGATATTCCGGAACATGAAGAGGACTACCTTGACATGACcctggaggaggagagggaggtcatTATCAAGTACAAGACTTGGCTACAAGGGTCACAACAATCGACCTGA